The uncultured Hyphomonas sp. genome includes a region encoding these proteins:
- a CDS encoding sugar transferase — translation MGLRLTNQSRHAETAAYTSTRLDRTEYETVTGVKRFLDIVIASVALVFVFPLLLVVGILIRLQDGGRAVYAQKRYGRNGRTFNCFKLRSMVANADERLQEILATDPAARAEWEETQKFVNDPRITPLGHFIRKTSIDELPQLVNILRGDMSLVGPRPIVENEIAKYGEFYRDYCAVRPGLTGLWQVEGRSNTTYDERVQLDVKYARTRTFIGDIMIMLRTVPAVLLSRGAR, via the coding sequence ATGGGTCTGAGACTAACTAATCAATCACGCCACGCGGAAACGGCCGCATACACTTCCACGCGACTGGATCGCACGGAATATGAGACCGTTACCGGCGTAAAACGTTTTCTGGACATCGTCATCGCGAGCGTCGCGCTGGTCTTTGTCTTCCCGCTTCTTCTTGTCGTGGGCATCCTCATCCGCCTCCAGGATGGCGGCCGGGCCGTCTACGCCCAGAAGCGCTATGGACGGAATGGACGCACCTTCAATTGCTTCAAGCTCCGCTCCATGGTCGCAAACGCCGATGAGCGCCTGCAGGAGATCCTGGCAACGGACCCTGCCGCTCGCGCCGAATGGGAAGAGACACAGAAATTCGTCAATGATCCGCGCATCACGCCGCTCGGCCACTTCATCCGCAAAACGTCGATCGACGAGCTGCCACAGCTGGTGAATATCCTGCGGGGTGACATGTCGCTGGTTGGTCCTCGTCCGATCGTCGAAAACGAAATCGCCAAATATGGTGAGTTTTATCGCGACTATTGCGCCGTCCGCCCTGGCCTGACCGGTCTGTGGCAGGTCGAAGGCCGCAGCAACACCACCTATGACGAACGTGTGCAGCTGGACGTGAAATACGCCCGTACCCGCACCTTCATTGGCGACATCATGATCATGCTGCGCACTGTGCCGGCCGTTCTTCTGTCCCGCGGGGCGCGCTGA
- a CDS encoding polysaccharide biosynthesis/export family protein: MNFLRPLVTAILGSLLLFVAACATTTPSAVSSAAGEQVVQQQAVGAYALGNGDQLRITVFGQPDLSGQFEVDGTGSISMPLIGQVEALGLTTPQLENRIVEMLDGDYVLNPRVSAEVINYRPYYILGEVNRPGEYPYNSGLTVVNAVAAAGGWTYRARKNVVYIKSVGSNAEQAIELTTSTVVQPGDTIRIAERHF; this comes from the coding sequence ATGAATTTCCTACGCCCCCTCGTCACAGCAATTCTAGGCAGCCTGCTTCTGTTCGTTGCGGCTTGCGCAACCACGACCCCATCTGCGGTGAGTTCCGCCGCTGGTGAGCAAGTGGTTCAACAACAGGCAGTCGGCGCCTACGCGCTTGGCAATGGCGACCAGCTTCGGATTACCGTGTTCGGCCAGCCGGACCTGTCCGGCCAATTCGAAGTGGACGGTACCGGCTCCATTTCCATGCCCCTCATCGGCCAGGTCGAGGCACTCGGCCTCACCACGCCTCAGCTTGAGAACCGCATCGTGGAGATGCTGGACGGCGATTATGTCCTCAACCCGCGCGTCAGCGCGGAGGTCATCAATTATCGCCCCTATTATATCCTCGGCGAAGTGAACCGCCCCGGCGAATACCCCTACAATTCCGGACTGACTGTCGTGAACGCGGTGGCCGCCGCAGGTGGCTGGACATACCGCGCGCGCAAGAACGTCGTGTACATCAAGAGCGTGGGCTCGAACGCCGAACAAGCCATTGAGCTGACGACCTCAACCGTCGTCCAGCCGGGTGACACAATCCGTATCGCGGAACGTCACTTCTGA
- a CDS encoding metallophosphoesterase family protein, producing the protein MEEPVEEQAPAQITRTTHAPDGQCVYAIGDVHGRRDLLEKLIEQIDEDSQSLPDGTKRVLVFLGDYIDRGLQSKDVVEFLLSDRMKAFERVFLMGNHEEALLRFLNDVNFGKQWVRYGGAETLYSYGLQPPQNARAAMQSHDAMQAYQRAWDKVWTEFRNRLPEQHLKFYQNLQHYYVTGDYLFVHAGLRPGETLENQTVRDMLWIREEFLEAEEQFPQVVVHGHTPTDGVFRDDRRIGLDTGAFISGKLSAVRLFRDEVSFLST; encoded by the coding sequence GTGGAAGAACCGGTAGAGGAACAGGCGCCCGCACAGATCACCAGGACAACCCATGCGCCGGACGGGCAATGTGTCTATGCGATCGGTGACGTTCACGGCAGACGGGATCTTCTCGAAAAACTGATTGAGCAGATCGACGAAGACTCGCAATCCTTGCCGGACGGCACCAAGAGAGTCCTTGTTTTTCTTGGAGATTATATTGATCGCGGCCTGCAGTCCAAGGACGTGGTCGAATTCCTGCTCAGCGATCGCATGAAGGCATTCGAACGTGTTTTCCTGATGGGCAATCACGAGGAAGCGCTGCTGCGGTTTCTCAATGACGTCAATTTCGGCAAACAATGGGTGCGGTATGGCGGCGCCGAGACGCTTTACTCATACGGCCTCCAGCCGCCGCAAAACGCGCGTGCCGCAATGCAATCCCATGATGCCATGCAGGCCTACCAGCGGGCGTGGGACAAGGTCTGGACCGAATTCCGCAATCGCTTGCCCGAACAGCACCTGAAGTTCTACCAGAACCTCCAGCACTACTATGTAACCGGCGACTATCTTTTTGTGCACGCCGGCCTTCGTCCCGGTGAAACCCTGGAAAACCAGACGGTGCGGGACATGCTCTGGATCCGCGAGGAATTCCTGGAAGCGGAAGAACAGTTCCCTCAGGTTGTGGTGCACGGGCACACGCCGACAGACGGGGTCTTTCGTGACGACCGCCGGATCGGCCTGGACACCGGCGCGTTCATCAGCGGCAAACTTTCAGCTGTTCGCCTTTTCCGGGACGAAGTTTCCTTCCTCTCGACCTGA